In Bdellovibrionales bacterium, the following proteins share a genomic window:
- a CDS encoding VWA domain-containing protein has protein sequence MRKIFKLSSILALIFNFGCSKSAKQDSHDSPAPATLSPKQSDKDESKAENKEPKSPDEEADKALIEIDKPPTETDKPPTETEKAPSDVNLVPANNETANDKTENDKAENDKAETKQLYPLHPFSIPQVIEVATPQPISKVQPEIPDLRPKAKRNSKDQILVLDPKRSGNSEFSTYDDFVWDFRGVFDVEALDYLKKLSIQTGGFVTFSPRPNSFADSVDAVLDMILKDPGTSGNDVVLIIDTTNSMANDIRDLKAKKDEILKKLKEKSDHVDLKLSLIAYRDKNNSYLAKIFRDFTSSTRSFGGAIDELNAGEGNKDIPEATLDALELAATQLSWRADSKHSVILASDAPGFPVSYSNQTFEQIVDICGQEKHRIAIYSILAGSLE, from the coding sequence ATGAGAAAAATATTCAAACTGTCTTCGATACTCGCTCTGATTTTCAATTTTGGGTGTTCGAAATCAGCCAAACAAGACTCTCATGATTCACCTGCCCCTGCCACCCTATCGCCAAAACAATCCGATAAAGATGAATCAAAAGCCGAGAACAAAGAACCCAAATCTCCCGATGAGGAGGCGGATAAGGCCCTTATAGAAATTGATAAGCCCCCTACAGAGACTGATAAGCCCCCTACAGAGACTGAAAAGGCTCCAAGTGATGTCAATTTGGTACCTGCAAATAATGAAACCGCAAACGACAAAACTGAAAACGACAAGGCCGAAAACGACAAAGCTGAAACGAAACAATTATACCCGCTACATCCATTTTCAATTCCGCAAGTTATTGAAGTCGCCACCCCGCAGCCGATTTCAAAGGTTCAGCCTGAAATCCCCGACCTGCGCCCGAAAGCAAAAAGGAATTCAAAAGATCAAATTTTAGTTCTTGATCCAAAACGTTCTGGAAATTCCGAATTTTCAACCTATGACGACTTCGTGTGGGATTTTCGTGGAGTTTTTGATGTCGAAGCTTTGGATTATCTTAAAAAACTTTCAATCCAAACGGGTGGTTTTGTTACATTTTCGCCAAGACCAAATTCCTTTGCAGACTCGGTTGATGCGGTTTTGGATATGATATTGAAAGACCCTGGAACATCAGGAAACGACGTCGTTTTGATTATCGACACAACAAACTCAATGGCCAATGACATTCGGGATTTAAAAGCAAAAAAGGACGAGATCCTCAAAAAACTAAAAGAAAAGTCGGATCACGTCGATCTCAAGTTAAGTTTGATTGCCTATCGTGACAAAAATAATAGTTACTTGGCAAAGATATTTAGAGATTTCACAAGTAGCACTCGGTCCTTTGGCGGGGCCATCGACGAATTGAACGCGGGCGAGGGCAATAAAGATATTCCTGAGGCCACCTTAGATGCGCTAGAACTTGCTGCCACTCAACTCTCTTGGCGTGCTGACTCGAAACATAGCGTGATATTGGCAAGCGATGCTCCCGGCTTTCCCGTTAGCTACTCGAATCAAACATTCGAACAGATTGTCGATATATGCGGCCAAGAAAAGCATCGCATAGCGATCTACTCAATTCTGGCCGGTAGCCTTGAATAA
- a CDS encoding sulfite exporter TauE/SafE family protein — protein MTDHLIYFFIGFIAQLFDGVLGMGYGVVSSSLLLSTGLTPLATSSTVHFSEIFTTGMSAYWHSKFGNVDKSLFKKLVIPGAIGGIVGAYILTQVPGEGLLKAFVSIYLLGMSIRIIFKSLNKSLPLSPIKRIAPLGLAGGFFDAIGGGGWGPIVTATLLGRGHKTHIVVGSVNAAEFVVTICQAATFFAMIGLVNLNITISLVLGGSLSAPVGAFLCRKYASKNTGLAIGGFNSIVSLQTLLRSILRLLG, from the coding sequence ATGACTGATCATCTTATCTATTTCTTCATTGGCTTTATAGCTCAACTCTTTGATGGCGTTTTGGGTATGGGCTACGGAGTTGTTTCCTCAAGTCTGCTTTTGAGCACGGGGCTTACACCCTTGGCGACAAGCAGCACTGTTCATTTTTCCGAAATTTTCACGACCGGCATGTCGGCCTACTGGCACTCAAAATTTGGAAATGTCGACAAATCTCTTTTCAAGAAATTGGTCATTCCGGGCGCAATAGGTGGCATCGTAGGAGCTTATATTTTAACTCAAGTCCCAGGAGAGGGCCTATTGAAGGCCTTTGTTTCAATTTATCTTCTCGGCATGAGCATTCGAATTATTTTCAAGAGCCTCAACAAGTCCCTCCCGCTGTCTCCTATTAAAAGGATTGCCCCCTTAGGCCTTGCGGGAGGTTTTTTTGATGCAATTGGAGGAGGGGGATGGGGTCCCATAGTAACTGCGACCCTGCTCGGACGCGGGCACAAAACTCATATTGTCGTGGGTTCAGTCAATGCAGCCGAATTTGTTGTGACAATCTGCCAGGCGGCGACCTTCTTCGCAATGATAGGATTGGTTAATCTGAATATCACGATTTCTCTGGTTTTAGGAGGATCCCTCTCTGCGCCAGTGGGAGCCTTTCTTTGTCGAAAATATGCCTCAAAAAATACAGGACTCGCCATTGGTGGATTTAATTCAATTGTCAGTCTGCAAACACTGTTGAGGTCTATCCTTCGGTTGCTAGGCTAA
- a CDS encoding serine/threonine-protein phosphatase, whose translation MSSLLAKLNPQAVSTPFAVALIIAKNEEFNRSIMKYLWQNGVDALLTSSLIEGQSMIIQHLPDFVFLPYDHSDYQQVATFAKKFSRLKTTHFIAYAETELPTAVARITQYQTKKSLHPPITGESFLKIIRATSNQSANWSDLRSQKIALLKNVDIKKTIDGQTINNALSYISKKFPKPDSSKPTQSLTSITRLTCSIITSGFFTGYLVGALAGDSKDEMNFVDLSAQCFRDFLKEKGLNLGEMKLHQIRIRKTNFANWTAEKTSTRQFGVYGNHEIGVAIFEVPPGTFDLVGPIEKGMAPFEVAKIEIDSPTPVNLHLYSDTLARYTTILKKGQTVTMEEKSKLAEKQISYLYVHQDEIPDLQSNRLQLLIDENIEDFNSESKAKDLANKNRMEKELETAKTVQDALFPKPTHEDDFVKIKGHYRTSSECGGDWWYYSIVGDKVYLFIGDATGHGVPAALVCSAAKASASLLVHFPNLTLDGLMSILNHAIYGTTQGKILMTFCLACIDLKTGEITICNASHEAPLVFPLKTNLKKSDITALTAAPGPRLGESLKSPYTVEKWKIDLADRLFFYTDGVTELENEKGEQWNEQRMTRSLLNGFQKGPGIEAAYAGLNSDIESFRNGTPFVDDVTYFMVEYKKIKN comes from the coding sequence ATGTCTAGCCTGCTGGCGAAGCTAAATCCCCAAGCCGTGTCAACGCCTTTCGCAGTCGCTTTGATCATTGCAAAAAACGAAGAGTTCAATCGTTCTATCATGAAATATCTTTGGCAAAACGGAGTCGATGCACTTCTGACCTCATCTCTCATAGAGGGGCAGTCGATGATAATCCAACATTTGCCAGACTTTGTTTTTCTCCCCTACGACCATAGCGATTACCAACAAGTGGCGACCTTTGCCAAAAAATTTAGTCGTCTTAAAACAACTCACTTTATTGCCTATGCAGAAACAGAATTACCAACGGCTGTGGCAAGAATCACGCAATATCAAACAAAAAAATCTCTCCATCCACCAATAACAGGTGAATCATTTTTGAAAATTATCCGAGCAACTTCTAATCAAAGCGCTAATTGGTCAGATCTTCGTAGCCAAAAGATAGCACTTCTCAAAAATGTTGACATAAAAAAGACCATTGATGGCCAGACGATCAACAATGCCCTCTCCTACATTTCAAAAAAATTTCCGAAGCCAGATTCAAGCAAGCCCACACAAAGTCTAACATCTATTACCCGCCTCACCTGCTCCATCATTACAAGCGGCTTCTTTACGGGATATCTCGTTGGGGCCCTAGCTGGTGACTCAAAGGATGAAATGAATTTTGTCGATTTATCTGCTCAATGTTTTCGAGATTTCCTTAAGGAAAAGGGATTAAATTTAGGCGAAATGAAGCTACATCAAATAAGAATCCGAAAAACCAATTTTGCCAATTGGACGGCAGAAAAAACATCCACCAGGCAATTTGGAGTATACGGCAATCATGAAATTGGTGTTGCTATTTTTGAGGTTCCACCTGGTACTTTTGATCTAGTTGGCCCAATTGAAAAAGGAATGGCTCCCTTCGAAGTAGCCAAAATTGAAATAGATTCCCCAACTCCCGTAAATCTCCACCTGTATTCCGATACCCTTGCTCGATATACTACAATCCTAAAGAAGGGGCAAACGGTTACGATGGAGGAAAAATCAAAACTCGCAGAAAAGCAGATATCCTATTTGTATGTACATCAAGATGAGATTCCGGACCTTCAGTCAAACCGCCTCCAGTTACTCATTGACGAAAATATCGAGGACTTCAATTCAGAGTCCAAGGCAAAGGATTTGGCAAACAAAAATAGAATGGAAAAAGAGCTCGAAACAGCCAAGACCGTGCAAGATGCACTATTTCCAAAACCCACCCATGAAGATGATTTCGTCAAAATCAAAGGACACTACCGTACCTCGAGCGAATGCGGAGGAGACTGGTGGTATTACAGCATCGTGGGAGACAAGGTGTATTTGTTCATTGGAGATGCCACGGGTCACGGAGTACCCGCTGCTCTGGTGTGCAGCGCCGCCAAAGCTTCGGCGAGCCTTCTTGTTCACTTCCCAAATCTGACTTTGGATGGGCTGATGTCAATCCTCAATCATGCAATCTATGGAACCACGCAGGGAAAAATCCTTATGACTTTCTGCCTTGCTTGCATAGACCTGAAAACGGGCGAAATCACAATATGTAATGCAAGCCACGAAGCTCCTCTTGTTTTTCCGCTCAAAACGAACCTCAAAAAGTCGGATATTACTGCTCTCACTGCGGCTCCAGGACCTCGACTCGGAGAAAGTCTAAAGAGTCCTTACACCGTTGAGAAGTGGAAAATTGATCTCGCCGACCGCCTCTTTTTCTACACTGATGGCGTGACAGAACTTGAAAATGAAAAAGGCGAACAATGGAATGAGCAACGCATGACAAGATCACTCCTCAATGGCTTTCAAAAGGGACCAGGCATTGAGGCCGCATACGCTGGATTGAATTCCGACATAGAATCCTTTCGAAATGGCACCCCGTTTGTCGATGATGTGACCTACTTCATGGTGGAATATAAAAAAATCAAGAATTGA